A single window of Streptococcus cristatus ATCC 51100 DNA harbors:
- a CDS encoding APC family permease, with amino-acid sequence MFSKLKGFFIGRPLKSGKEGEDGHLLTKMQALAMLSSDALSSIAYGPEQVVLVLTSVSVGAIWWSLPIGIVVLILLASLTISYRQVIHAYPQGGGAYMVTTENLSPTAGLIAGGSLLVDYMLTVAVSVASGADAITSAIPVLHPYNLHISIFLVLLLMLMNLRGLKESATSLMIPVYLFIVSTLLLIGFGFVQILIGNLDYHATASIGSPITGVSLILLLRAFTSGSASLTGVEAISNSVPFFKKPKAHNAAATLSIMALILGIMFAGITFLNYWIGIVPVKGVTTLAQMAQAILGPSPLGRILFYVFQLSTALILAVAANTGFSAFPMLSYNMAKNKYMPHMYMEKGDRLSYSNGIFTLAFGAIALLFIFKGNTERLIPLYTIGVFVPFALSQTGMVVHWKKKYGNNFLKHSIANILGAIICYGIVLILLLFRLQDIWPFFPIIIVLTWLFLSIKQHYNRVAKQLRLHDHIERQSYTGNTVIVLVGNVTRVSVGAMSYARSIGDEVVAMHVSTAETAEKDAEVAEEFADYFPDIRFETVTTSYRNIISPTVQYVIKVAKRAKKEGRTVTVLVPQFIPKKRWQNILHNQMSLKLKYYLKWYEDVVVASYSYHLKE; translated from the coding sequence ATGTTTTCCAAGCTAAAAGGCTTTTTTATTGGACGCCCATTAAAATCAGGGAAAGAGGGAGAAGATGGCCATTTACTGACTAAGATGCAAGCTTTAGCCATGCTCTCCAGTGATGCTTTGTCTTCGATTGCTTATGGACCAGAGCAGGTTGTTTTGGTCTTGACTTCAGTTTCTGTTGGTGCCATTTGGTGGTCGCTTCCCATAGGAATTGTCGTCTTGATTCTATTAGCGAGTTTGACGATTTCCTATCGTCAGGTTATTCATGCTTATCCTCAAGGAGGAGGAGCTTATATGGTGACGACAGAAAATCTATCTCCAACGGCAGGTTTGATTGCTGGCGGAAGCTTACTGGTAGATTACATGTTGACAGTAGCTGTTTCGGTCGCTTCGGGAGCGGACGCAATTACCTCTGCGATTCCCGTCTTACACCCTTACAATTTACATATTTCTATTTTCCTAGTTCTCTTGTTGATGCTAATGAATCTCCGAGGACTAAAAGAATCGGCCACTTCCTTGATGATTCCTGTCTATCTTTTTATTGTCAGCACCTTATTGTTGATTGGTTTTGGTTTTGTGCAAATCCTGATAGGAAATTTAGACTATCATGCAACTGCGAGCATTGGTAGTCCGATTACTGGAGTCAGTTTGATCTTGCTGCTTCGTGCTTTCACCAGCGGCTCTGCTTCCTTGACAGGAGTGGAAGCTATTTCCAATTCGGTCCCTTTTTTCAAGAAACCCAAAGCCCATAATGCCGCAGCTACCCTATCGATTATGGCCTTAATCCTAGGAATCATGTTTGCGGGCATTACCTTCTTGAATTATTGGATTGGCATCGTGCCTGTCAAAGGTGTAACGACCTTGGCTCAGATGGCGCAAGCGATTTTGGGGCCTTCTCCCCTTGGTCGTATCTTGTTCTATGTTTTCCAATTGTCGACTGCTTTGATCTTAGCAGTGGCAGCCAATACAGGCTTCTCAGCTTTTCCGATGCTTTCCTACAATATGGCTAAGAACAAATACATGCCTCATATGTACATGGAAAAAGGAGATCGGCTCAGCTATTCTAATGGCATTTTCACCCTGGCTTTTGGTGCCATTGCTCTTTTGTTCATCTTTAAGGGAAATACAGAACGCTTGATTCCCCTGTACACGATTGGTGTGTTCGTGCCCTTTGCACTCTCCCAGACCGGTATGGTTGTCCATTGGAAGAAAAAATATGGAAATAATTTCTTGAAGCATTCGATTGCGAATATCCTTGGTGCGATCATTTGTTATGGGATTGTCCTTATCTTGCTCTTGTTCCGTCTTCAAGATATTTGGCCTTTCTTTCCTATTATCATCGTCTTGACTTGGCTGTTCTTATCTATCAAGCAGCATTATAATAGAGTTGCTAAACAGTTGAGATTGCATGACCACATTGAGCGTCAGAGCTACACTGGTAATACAGTAATTGTCCTAGTCGGGAATGTTACCCGAGTCAGTGTAGGAGCGATGAGCTATGCTCGCAGTATCGGAGATGAAGTCGTGGCAATGCACGTTTCAACAGCAGAAACTGCTGAAAAAGATGCTGAAGTAGCCGAGGAATTTGCTGACTACTTCCCTGATATTCGCTTCGAGACAGTCACGACTAGCTATCGCAATATCATCAGTCCGACAGTTCAGTATGTGATTAAGGTAGCCAAGCGAGCCAAAAAAGAAGGACGAACAGTGACGGTCCTAGTACCTCAATTTATACCTAAAAAAAGATGGCAGAATATTCTGCATAACCAGATGAGTTTAAAATTAAAATACTATCTGAAATGGTATGAGGATGTCGTAGTCGCAAGTTATTCATATCACTTAAAAGAATGA
- a CDS encoding Mini-ribonuclease 3, which translates to MTDVNLINGIALAFEGDAVYSMYIRRHLIFQGLTKPNQLHREATKYVSAKAQANLISLMLEEGILTEKEEDIYKRGRNANSHTKAKNTDIVTYRMSTGFEAVMGYLHMTEAIERLEELIDWCIRKIEASS; encoded by the coding sequence TTGAGGGAGATGCTGTCTACTCCATGTATATCCGGCGGCACCTGATTTTTCAGGGGCTGACTAAGCCCAATCAGCTGCATAGGGAAGCGACCAAGTACGTTTCTGCCAAGGCTCAGGCTAATCTCATCTCTCTCATGCTGGAAGAAGGGATTCTGACGGAGAAGGAAGAGGATATCTACAAGCGCGGTCGCAATGCCAACAGCCACACCAAGGCTAAGAATACGGACATCGTTACCTACCGTATGTCTACTGGCTTTGAGGCAGTCATGGGCTACCTGCATATGACCGAAGCAATTGAGCGACTGGAAGAACTGATTGACTGGTGTATCCGGAAGATAGAGGCCTCGTCCTGA